In the genome of Streptomyces globosus, one region contains:
- a CDS encoding aldehyde dehydrogenase family protein: MTSTHAFWLAGRQATGEDSFDVHNPWDGRLVGTVSVPTDAQVEEAVAAAYAVTAEFSATPAHVRAAALDHVSKRLAERTEEIAQLISAENGKPVKWARGEVGRAVSVFRFAAEEARRFNGGEAQRLDTDAGGTGRLALTRRFVKGPVLGIAPFNFPLNLCAHKVAPAIAVGAPIILKPAPATPLSGLILGELLAETDLPAGSWSVLPVANDKMPALVQDDRLPVISFTGSDKVGYAIQQSVPHKHCTLELGGNAAAVVLADWSSDADLDWAATRIATFSNYQAGQSCISVQRVIADASVYDRLVEKVVAQVQAQVTGDPSDDATDVGPLVSEDAAKRVESWVDEAVAAGAKLLTGGKREGASYEPTVLADLPDGVTLACEEVFGPVLTLHRVENTDEAFAKVNDSKFGLQTGVFTRDVQTAFRAHRELEVGGVVIGDAPSYRADQMPYGGVKQSGVGREGVRYAMDDYTYERVLVLTNLAL, from the coding sequence ATGACTTCCACCCACGCCTTCTGGCTCGCCGGCCGCCAGGCCACCGGCGAGGACAGCTTCGACGTCCACAACCCGTGGGACGGCCGCCTCGTCGGCACCGTCAGCGTCCCCACCGACGCACAGGTCGAAGAGGCCGTGGCCGCGGCGTACGCCGTGACGGCGGAGTTCTCCGCGACCCCCGCCCACGTCCGGGCCGCGGCCCTGGACCACGTCTCGAAGCGCCTCGCCGAGCGGACCGAGGAGATCGCCCAGCTGATCTCCGCCGAGAACGGCAAGCCCGTCAAGTGGGCGCGCGGCGAGGTCGGCCGTGCGGTATCCGTCTTCCGCTTCGCCGCCGAGGAGGCCCGCCGCTTCAACGGCGGCGAGGCCCAGCGCCTCGACACCGACGCCGGCGGCACCGGCCGCCTGGCCCTGACCCGCCGCTTCGTCAAGGGCCCGGTCCTCGGCATCGCCCCGTTCAACTTCCCGCTGAACCTGTGCGCCCACAAGGTCGCCCCGGCCATCGCCGTCGGCGCGCCGATCATCCTCAAGCCGGCCCCGGCCACGCCGCTCTCCGGCCTGATCCTCGGCGAGCTCCTCGCCGAGACCGACCTGCCGGCCGGCTCCTGGTCCGTGCTGCCCGTCGCCAACGACAAGATGCCGGCGCTGGTCCAGGACGACCGCCTGCCCGTCATCTCCTTCACCGGCTCCGACAAGGTCGGCTACGCCATCCAGCAGTCCGTGCCGCACAAGCACTGCACCCTGGAGCTCGGCGGCAACGCCGCCGCCGTCGTCCTCGCCGACTGGTCCTCCGACGCCGACCTCGACTGGGCCGCGACCCGCATCGCGACCTTCTCGAACTACCAGGCCGGCCAGTCCTGCATCTCCGTGCAGCGCGTCATCGCCGACGCCTCCGTGTACGACCGCCTTGTCGAGAAGGTCGTCGCCCAGGTCCAGGCGCAGGTCACCGGCGACCCGTCCGACGACGCCACCGACGTCGGCCCGCTCGTCTCCGAGGACGCCGCCAAGCGCGTCGAGTCCTGGGTCGACGAGGCCGTCGCCGCCGGCGCGAAGCTGCTCACCGGCGGCAAGCGCGAGGGCGCCTCGTACGAGCCGACCGTCCTCGCCGACCTGCCCGACGGCGTGACCCTCGCCTGCGAAGAGGTCTTCGGCCCGGTCCTGACCCTGCACCGCGTCGAGAACACCGACGAGGCCTTCGCCAAGGTCAACGACTCGAAGTTCGGCCTCCAGACCGGCGTCTTCACCCGCGACGTCCAGACCGCCTTCCGCGCCCACCGCGAGCTGGAGGTCGGCGGCGTGGTCATCGGCGACGCCCCGTCCTACCGCGCCGACCAGATGCCGTACGGCGGCGTCAAGCAGTCCGGCGTCGGCCGCGAGGGCGTCCGCTACGCGATGGACGACTACACGTACGAGCGCGTCCTGGTCCTGACGAACCTGGCCCTCTGA
- a CDS encoding WbqC family protein: MTRTSASCAPASTAGSSAPDTGNAPPGAVCAIHQPNFFPRLSTLAKLFASDVWIVLDDVQFARRDYQHRARLGALADPGDRRWLSLATHLPQGRSTLVRDARLADPERCRRRVQQLTYQTYGRSLNWPAVKAVVDPVLEEFKSTKRTAAVAEASTLALLAAMGWPGTVVRSSELTARTGRSARLADLTVATGSRTYLCGRGGMRYVEPRAFAEAGVAVVPVLPPETSGPPWEHAQSISALWALAVVGARGLRRELQDAASPRAARSDRSRKHAHLGQDRWAGVPTR, encoded by the coding sequence ATGACGCGTACGAGCGCCTCCTGCGCGCCGGCTTCGACAGCAGGCTCATCAGCTCCTGACACCGGCAATGCCCCTCCGGGGGCGGTGTGCGCGATCCACCAGCCGAATTTCTTCCCACGGCTGTCCACGCTGGCGAAGCTTTTCGCCTCGGACGTGTGGATCGTCCTGGACGACGTCCAGTTCGCCCGCCGGGACTACCAGCACCGAGCCCGTCTGGGCGCCCTGGCAGACCCTGGCGACAGGCGGTGGCTGTCCCTGGCCACCCACCTGCCGCAGGGCCGCAGCACGCTGGTCCGCGATGCGCGGCTTGCCGATCCCGAACGCTGCCGACGGCGGGTACAGCAGCTCACCTACCAGACGTATGGGCGAAGCTTGAACTGGCCCGCCGTGAAGGCGGTCGTGGACCCGGTACTGGAGGAGTTCAAGTCCACGAAGCGGACGGCTGCTGTCGCCGAGGCATCGACATTGGCGCTCCTGGCGGCCATGGGGTGGCCAGGGACCGTCGTCCGCAGCAGTGAACTGACCGCTCGCACCGGCCGATCCGCCCGCCTCGCGGACCTCACCGTGGCTACGGGCAGCAGGACGTACCTGTGTGGCCGCGGCGGCATGCGCTATGTCGAGCCGCGTGCCTTCGCGGAGGCGGGAGTGGCTGTCGTACCCGTCCTGCCCCCGGAGACCTCAGGGCCGCCGTGGGAGCATGCGCAATCCATCAGCGCACTTTGGGCCTTGGCAGTGGTGGGCGCTCGCGGACTGCGCCGGGAGTTGCAGGACGCTGCTTCCCCGCGCGCGGCGCGTAGCGACCGGTCGCGGAAGCACGCTCACCTTGGCCAAGACCGTTGGGCCGGCGTTCCCACGCGTTGA
- a CDS encoding YdcF family protein has translation MLIWRYHQMGHEVRPCSAAIGLGSHDLGVATASADLYGSGLFPVIVFSGGNSATTAARFPRGEAVHYREHALDLGVPDEAILLETKAGNTGQNITLSREVLREAGVEVKSLLLISKPYMERRSYATCRKLWPEVEVVCASEPLEFDDYIKSIGDEKLVVDMLVGDLQRVIEYPALGFAVEQDVPGDVHDAYERLLRAGFDSRLISS, from the coding sequence ATGCTGATCTGGCGCTATCACCAGATGGGCCACGAGGTACGTCCCTGCTCGGCGGCCATCGGCCTGGGCAGCCACGACCTCGGCGTCGCCACCGCCTCGGCGGACCTGTACGGCTCCGGCCTCTTCCCCGTCATCGTCTTCAGCGGCGGGAACAGCGCGACAACCGCGGCCCGCTTCCCGCGCGGCGAGGCGGTCCACTACCGCGAGCACGCCCTGGACCTGGGCGTGCCTGACGAGGCGATCCTGCTGGAGACCAAGGCCGGGAACACCGGCCAGAACATCACCCTGTCGCGAGAGGTGCTGCGCGAGGCCGGCGTGGAGGTGAAGTCGCTGCTCCTGATCTCCAAGCCGTATATGGAGCGCCGCTCGTACGCCACGTGCCGCAAGCTCTGGCCGGAGGTCGAGGTCGTCTGCGCCTCCGAGCCGCTGGAGTTCGACGACTACATCAAGTCCATCGGCGACGAGAAGCTCGTCGTCGACATGCTCGTGGGCGACCTGCAACGGGTCATCGAGTACCCGGCGCTCGGCTTCGCCGTCGAGCAGGACGTACCGGGAGATGTCCATGACGCGTACGAGCGCCTCCTGCGCGCCGGCTTCGACAGCAGGCTCATCAGCTCCTGA
- a CDS encoding helix-turn-helix domain-containing protein has protein sequence MVRVQHWTGREAKALRSALRMSTRAFAEHLGVALRTVAKWEKHGADTHPRPDTQAILDTALGRADEAAHARFEEVLHGRRTAPSVDHEAWTEDIDRAIVCLSHQRFTFASDLLNRWLGRHEPRGLDDKGAYLYGRSLVLLGDLQRDQGAILGPLSARHSYLRAHRLFHDLAIPRRTAQIELSLAVVTEMAGQLEASARQYEQLASEDRLSHRDRARARLWVGTALSKHGNNEYATKVMRSAIRDFEELGEPEDWAVAHQKLALAYRGAGELGQALHYIDIARSTGSVDSPMQRVRLDTAYSHILLSDAATRDDGLTVLDDAARMASQHGLSHQLRSIEGIRRSYDDPRAFVSR, from the coding sequence GTGGTTCGCGTGCAGCACTGGACCGGCCGAGAGGCCAAAGCTCTGCGCTCGGCACTCCGGATGAGCACCCGCGCCTTCGCGGAGCACCTGGGCGTGGCGCTGCGCACCGTGGCCAAGTGGGAGAAACACGGTGCAGATACCCACCCGCGCCCCGACACGCAGGCCATCCTCGACACCGCTCTCGGCCGCGCCGACGAGGCCGCGCACGCGCGCTTCGAGGAGGTGTTGCACGGCCGGCGGACCGCCCCGTCCGTGGATCACGAGGCGTGGACGGAGGACATCGACCGCGCCATCGTCTGCCTCAGCCACCAGCGGTTCACCTTCGCATCGGACCTGCTGAACAGGTGGCTGGGCCGCCACGAGCCGCGCGGCCTCGACGACAAGGGCGCCTATCTCTACGGCCGTTCCCTCGTCCTCCTCGGAGACTTGCAGCGCGACCAGGGCGCCATCCTCGGTCCGCTCTCCGCGCGCCACTCCTACCTGCGCGCGCACCGCCTGTTCCACGACTTGGCCATCCCGAGACGCACGGCCCAGATCGAACTCTCCCTCGCCGTGGTCACGGAGATGGCCGGGCAGCTCGAAGCCTCGGCCCGCCAGTACGAGCAGTTGGCCAGCGAGGACCGTCTCAGCCACCGCGACCGGGCCCGCGCCCGCCTCTGGGTGGGCACAGCGCTCAGCAAGCACGGCAACAACGAGTACGCCACCAAAGTCATGCGCTCCGCGATCAGGGACTTCGAGGAGTTGGGTGAGCCCGAGGACTGGGCCGTCGCCCACCAGAAGCTCGCCCTCGCTTATCGCGGGGCCGGCGAGCTCGGCCAGGCGCTGCACTACATCGACATCGCCCGCTCGACCGGATCCGTCGACTCCCCCATGCAGCGCGTCAGGCTGGACACCGCGTACTCGCACATCCTTCTGTCCGACGCGGCCACCCGCGATGATGGGTTGACCGTTCTCGACGACGCGGCGCGCATGGCCTCCCAGCACGGCTTGAGCCATCAGCTCCGCAGCATCGAGGGAATCCGGCGGTCGTACGACGACCCTCGGGCCTTCGTGTCGAGGTGA
- a CDS encoding adenosylhomocysteinase, whose translation MDTLERARLDTYFERIASRFTPAERPASVLITHVLPERPAFVRGVGTVTDLRIVLPKPKSVDPHALRQIEDDGYGCAELSRELFTDPGRALGFLEERAGDRPIVLLDVGGYFAPTLGALCDRFSGEILGVVEDTENGHRRYAELDKLPCPVLSVARSPLKDPEDYLVGQSIVFSTEALMRSRGDIMIGRSALVIGFGKLGSSIARLLHGKGVQVTVHDIDPVKRTQALSQGFAVTADRDASLAEVGLVLCATGSLALRGQDFPRLRAGAYVATVTSSEDELDLAGLPPIYQRVHIGEHVTRYLTTDHHFDLLNGGNAVNFLHGASVGPFIFLVQAEILAASAALARGGLEPGMHEISPTDRAAIAATWLDHFHR comes from the coding sequence ATGGACACCCTGGAACGCGCCCGTCTCGACACCTACTTCGAGCGCATCGCCAGCCGCTTCACGCCCGCTGAGCGCCCTGCCTCGGTCCTGATCACGCACGTGCTGCCCGAGCGGCCGGCCTTCGTGCGCGGCGTAGGCACGGTCACCGACCTGCGGATTGTCCTGCCCAAGCCGAAGTCCGTCGACCCGCACGCCTTGCGCCAGATCGAGGACGACGGCTACGGCTGCGCCGAGCTGTCCCGCGAGCTGTTCACCGATCCCGGCCGGGCACTCGGCTTCCTGGAGGAACGTGCTGGGGATAGGCCGATCGTCCTTCTCGACGTCGGCGGCTACTTCGCCCCGACCCTCGGCGCGCTCTGCGACCGCTTCTCCGGCGAGATCCTCGGCGTCGTCGAGGACACGGAGAACGGCCACCGCCGGTACGCCGAACTCGACAAGCTGCCCTGCCCCGTCCTCTCGGTCGCCCGCTCGCCGCTGAAGGATCCCGAGGACTACCTCGTCGGACAGTCGATCGTCTTTTCGACCGAGGCGCTCATGCGGTCCCGTGGCGACATCATGATCGGCCGCTCCGCCCTCGTCATCGGCTTCGGCAAGCTCGGCTCCAGTATCGCCCGCCTGCTCCACGGCAAGGGCGTACAGGTCACCGTCCACGACATCGACCCCGTCAAGCGCACCCAGGCCCTCTCACAGGGCTTCGCGGTGACCGCCGACCGCGATGCCAGCCTCGCCGAAGTCGGTCTCGTCCTGTGCGCCACCGGCTCCCTCGCGCTCCGGGGCCAGGACTTCCCGCGGCTGCGCGCCGGCGCCTACGTCGCCACGGTGACCAGCAGCGAGGACGAGCTCGACCTGGCCGGACTCCCGCCGATCTACCAGCGCGTCCACATCGGCGAGCACGTCACCCGGTACCTGACCACGGACCACCACTTCGACCTGCTCAACGGCGGCAACGCCGTCAACTTCCTGCACGGCGCCAGCGTGGGCCCATTCATCTTCCTTGTCCAGGCCGAGATACTCGCCGCCTCCGCCGCCCTCGCACGCGGCGGCCTGGAGCCCGGCATGCACGAGATCAGCCCCACCGACCGCGCCGCCATCGCCGCGACGTGGCTCGACCACTTCCATCGCTGA
- a CDS encoding NUDIX hydrolase, which yields MPIKPDHIRETLDEYLDAHPDEKWRLAPIGELLDAGHDVTSRNTFDGHLTAGAILADPAGRVLLIKHRALNRWLLPGGHLEPQDGTFLEAAQRELTEETGIPASVVIPAGHRPLHIDAHHIPANPAKDEPSHRHFDFRYLFRTHTDAVELQEVEVTAAAWRYADEIENETLQARVLEALR from the coding sequence TTGCCCATCAAGCCCGACCACATCCGCGAGACGCTCGACGAGTACCTCGACGCCCATCCCGACGAGAAGTGGCGCCTCGCGCCCATCGGGGAGCTCCTCGACGCCGGTCACGACGTAACCAGCCGCAATACCTTCGACGGCCACCTCACCGCGGGAGCGATCCTCGCCGACCCTGCAGGCCGCGTCCTGCTGATCAAACACCGCGCGCTGAACCGCTGGCTGCTCCCTGGCGGCCACCTGGAGCCGCAGGACGGGACCTTCCTCGAAGCCGCACAGCGCGAGCTGACCGAGGAAACCGGCATCCCGGCCTCGGTGGTGATCCCCGCCGGCCACCGTCCCCTTCACATCGACGCCCACCACATCCCCGCCAACCCGGCCAAGGACGAGCCGAGTCACCGTCACTTCGACTTCCGCTACCTGTTCCGCACCCACACCGACGCGGTCGAACTCCAGGAAGTGGAGGTCACGGCGGCGGCCTGGCGCTACGCAGACGAAATCGAGAACGAGACCTTGCAGGCTCGGGTACTCGAAGCCCTGCGCTGA
- a CDS encoding acyl-CoA dehydrogenase family protein, translated as MSATQPAQPKVTEREARQVAEAAREQDWRKPSFAKELFLGRFRLDLIHPHPQPADEDVRRGEAFLARLRTFCETRIDGARIEREAKIPDETVRGLKEIGALGMKIDPKYGGLGLTQVYYNKALALVGTASPAIGALLSAHQSIGVPQPLKMFGTQEQKEAFLPRCATTAISAFLLTEPDVGSDPARLATTAVPDGDDAYVLDGVKLWTTNGVVADLLVVMARVPKSENHRGGITAFVVEADSPGITVEHRNAFMGLRGLENGVTRFRRVRVPAANRIGAEGSGLKIALTTLNTGRLSLPAMCVGAGKWCLKIAREWSGVREQWGRPVGRHEAVGSKIAFMAATTFALEAVVDLASQMADEDRNDIRIEAALAKLYGSEMACLMADELVQIRGGRGFETADSLAARGERAVPAEQMLRDLRINRIFEGSTEIMHLLIAREAVDAHLSVAGDLIDPDKDLGDKARAGARAAGFYARWLPRLAAGAGQVPGTYREFHPSGHPDLATHLRYVERSARKLARSTFYAMSRWQGRMETKQGFLGRVVDIGAELFAMSAACVRAEHLRASGEHGREAYQLADAFCRQSRIRVEELFGRLWSNTDDLDRKVVAGVLSGTYTWLEDGAYDPSGDGPWIADAAPGPSARENVHRPFR; from the coding sequence ATGTCCGCAACACAGCCCGCACAGCCCAAGGTGACCGAGCGCGAGGCCAGGCAGGTCGCGGAGGCGGCCAGGGAACAGGACTGGCGCAAACCGAGCTTCGCCAAGGAGCTCTTCCTCGGCAGGTTCCGCCTCGACCTGATCCATCCGCACCCGCAGCCCGCCGACGAGGACGTCAGGCGCGGCGAGGCGTTCCTCGCCCGGCTGCGGACCTTCTGCGAGACCCGCATCGACGGCGCCCGCATCGAGCGCGAGGCGAAGATCCCCGACGAGACCGTCCGCGGCCTCAAGGAGATCGGCGCGCTCGGCATGAAGATCGACCCCAAGTACGGGGGCCTCGGCCTGACCCAGGTGTACTACAACAAGGCCCTCGCCCTCGTCGGCACCGCCAGCCCCGCGATCGGCGCGCTGCTCTCCGCGCACCAGTCCATCGGCGTGCCCCAGCCGCTCAAGATGTTCGGCACCCAGGAGCAGAAGGAGGCCTTCCTGCCGCGCTGCGCCACCACCGCGATCAGCGCGTTCCTCCTCACCGAGCCCGACGTCGGCTCCGACCCGGCGCGCCTGGCCACCACCGCCGTCCCCGACGGGGACGACGCCTACGTCCTCGACGGCGTGAAGCTGTGGACCACCAACGGCGTCGTCGCCGACCTGCTCGTCGTCATGGCCCGCGTCCCGAAGTCGGAGAACCACCGCGGCGGCATCACCGCGTTCGTCGTCGAGGCCGACTCGCCCGGCATCACCGTCGAGCACCGCAACGCGTTCATGGGCCTGCGAGGCCTGGAGAACGGCGTCACCCGCTTCCGCCGGGTCCGCGTGCCCGCCGCCAACCGCATCGGGGCCGAGGGCTCCGGCCTGAAGATCGCGCTGACCACCCTCAACACCGGGCGGCTGTCCCTGCCCGCCATGTGCGTCGGCGCCGGCAAGTGGTGCCTGAAGATCGCCCGCGAGTGGTCCGGCGTACGCGAGCAGTGGGGCCGGCCCGTCGGCCGCCACGAGGCCGTCGGCTCCAAGATCGCCTTCATGGCCGCGACCACCTTCGCGCTGGAGGCCGTCGTCGACCTCGCCTCCCAGATGGCCGACGAGGACCGCAACGACATCCGCATCGAGGCCGCCCTCGCCAAGCTCTACGGCTCCGAGATGGCCTGCCTCATGGCCGACGAGCTGGTCCAGATCCGCGGCGGCCGCGGCTTCGAGACCGCCGACTCCCTCGCCGCGCGCGGCGAGCGCGCCGTCCCCGCCGAGCAGATGCTGCGGGACCTGCGCATCAACCGGATCTTCGAGGGATCCACCGAGATCATGCACCTCCTCATCGCCCGCGAGGCCGTCGACGCCCACCTCTCCGTCGCCGGCGACCTCATCGACCCCGACAAGGACCTCGGCGACAAGGCCAGGGCCGGCGCCCGTGCCGCCGGCTTCTACGCCCGCTGGCTGCCCCGGCTCGCCGCCGGAGCCGGACAGGTCCCCGGCACCTACCGGGAGTTCCACCCCTCCGGCCACCCCGACCTCGCCACCCACCTGCGCTACGTCGAGCGCAGCGCCCGCAAGCTCGCCCGCTCCACCTTCTACGCCATGTCCCGCTGGCAGGGCCGCATGGAGACCAAGCAGGGCTTCCTCGGCCGCGTCGTCGACATCGGCGCCGAGCTGTTCGCGATGAGCGCGGCCTGCGTCCGCGCCGAGCACCTGCGCGCCAGCGGCGAGCACGGCCGCGAGGCCTACCAGCTCGCCGACGCCTTCTGCCGGCAGTCCCGCATCCGTGTCGAGGAGCTCTTCGGCCGCCTGTGGAGCAACACCGACGACCTCGACCGCAAGGTCGTCGCCGGAGTCCTCTCCGGCACCTACACCTGGCTGGAGGACGGCGCGTACGACCCCTCCGGCGACGGCCCCTGGATCGCCGACGCCGCCCCCGGCCCCTCCGCCCGCGAGAACGTGCACCGCCCCTTCCGCTGA